The genomic DNA ATACACCGCCTGAAATCCCAGGTTGCTCATCCCAGTCCGGTAATGATTCGGGTAGATCAGGCAAACCGTGAGTTTACCCCCCCACCCCTTGACCACTGCCCCCTGCTCTGCTGCCAGGATGCGTCGGTATTTCTCGATTGTTTTCCAAGACATAGCTTAAAATACCATTCTATGCGGCCGTAGGCAAAGAAAAACCCGGTATCTCCTTTGGGGGAAGGGGAATACCGGGCATATCACTTTCCGGAGATGTGGTGGCAGCCCCGGAAAACGCACAGAAACCAGCAATTAATTGAGGGTAACGTCAGGTGTTCGTTCTACCTGTCAGTCCACCGACTTCCTAAGGAATGTCGGGATGTCGTACTGCTCGTCAAAGTCATCAGCCAGGAAGCTGCTTTGGCGAGGGGTAACCTCTCTCTCGCGCAGCCTCTCAAAAGCCGGGCGCTCCCGGTCATCCCGCCGTGAAACCAGCGGGGAAACCTTTCTAACCTCCTGACGGCTCTTTTCCACATCAAACCTGTCGCCGAAACCGGTAGCGATCGCCGTGATCTTGATGGAATCGCCCAGAGTCTCGTCAATGAGCAAACCAATGATGATATTGGCGTCATCGTGAACCTTTTCGTGGATCACCCGGCTGGCAGCATCAAACTCTTCCATGGTCATTGAAGCAGACCCGGAAATATTTACCAGCACCCCTTTTGCTCCGGAGATATCGATATCTTCGAGCAACGGGCTGGAAATCGCCCTAGTGGCGGCCTCAACAGCGCGATTCTCGCCGGTGGCTATGCCGATACCCATCATGGCCATGCCGCGCTCGCTCATGATGGCGCGCACATCAGCAAAGTCGACGTTGATCATGCCGTGGGTAGTGATCAGATCTGAAATACCCTGGACCGCCTGACGCAGTACGTCGTCGGAAGGCTTGAAAGCATCGAGGATTGACATCGACTTGCCTGCCAGGCCCAGCAAGCGGTCATTGGGGATCACGATCAGTGAGTCCACATGCTGCTTGAGTTCCTTGATCCCTTCTTCGGCCTTGGCAAGGCGCTGCTTACCTTCGCGAGAGAACGGCTTGGTCACGACGCCGACCGTAAGGGCGCCGACCTGGCGGGCAGTCTCAGCAATGATCGGAGCAGCCCCGGTGCCGGTGCCGCCACCCATACCAGCAGCAATAAAGATCATATCAGCGCCCTGGAGAGTTTCGGCCAACCGCTCCTTCTCTTCCAATGCGGCATCCCGGCCAACTGCCGGATTTGCTCCAGCGCCAAGACCTTTGGTCAACTGTCCACCCAGTTGAATCTTGGTCGGAGCCAGGCTGGTCCGAAGTGCCTGGGCATCGGTATTGGCAACGATGAAGTCAACCCCGTGCATCTTTTGCGTGATCATCGTATTGACAGCGTTCCCCCCGCCGCCACCGATTCCGATCACCTTGATCTTTGCGTTCTGGTCAATGGTTTCATCGAACACGAACATAGACATCCCCCTTTTGGTCTATTTGATAATTTGCCACCACAAATTAAATTGCAACGTCACCCTTAGAAAAACTCGCCGAACCACTCCTTCATCCTGCGACTCACCCTCCGGAACAGGTTGTCGTCAGTCTGCGAGGTCGGAAACTCCCGAATCCCCTGGTTCTTGCTTCCGTAAACCACCAAGCCGACACCAGTCGCGTACGCCGGGGTGTTGACCACATCAACGAGACCGCCGATATTCTGCGGCAGGCCTCGGCGCACCGGAAGGTTGAATACCTGCTCGGCCAGTTCCGGCATCCCTTCAAGGATCGTGCTGCCACCAGTGATCACTACACCTGAGGCAATCAAATCTTCGTATCCTGACTTGACGATCTCGCGATTGACAAGGGTGAAGATCTCCTCAACCCTGGGCTCCAGGATCTCTGCCAAGAGCTGCCGGGAAAGCACCCGCGGTTTCCTGCCTCCAACGCTGGGCACCTCTATGGTCTCTTCTTTGCCAACCAGCGAAGCCATGCAGCAGCCGTATTTCTGCTTGATTCTTTCAGCCTCAGCCATCGGCGTCCTCAAACCGACGGCGATGTCGTTGGTCATGTTGTTGCCGCCGAGAGAGAGCACTGAGGTATGTTTGATAGCGCCATCCACAAAGATCGCGATATCGGTTGTCCCCCCGCCGACATCGACCAGGGCCACGCCAAGCTCTTTTTCATCAGAAGAGAGAACCGATTCCGATGAAGCAAGCTGCTCAAGTACGATATCCGCCACATCCAACCCGGCCCGGTTGCACGCTTTGATAATATTCTGGGCGCTGGCCACGGCGCCGGTTACGATGTGAACCTTGGCTTCAAGACGGACGCCGCTCATCCCCAGAGGCTCGCGGATACCGTCCTGGTCATCGATTATGAATTCCTGCGGGAGGATATGGATGACCTCTCTGTCCATCGGGATTGCCACTGCCTTGGCAGCGTCGATGACCCGCTTGACATCTTCTGAAGAGACCTCGCGGTTCTTGATGGCAATGATCCCCTGGGAATTGAACCCCCGGATATGGCCACCGGCAATCCCGGCATAGACCGACTTGATCTCGCATCCGGCCATCAGTTCTGCCTCTTCCACGGCCTTGCGGATAGCGGCAACAGTACTTTCGATGTTGATCACTACCCCTTTGCGCAAGCCGCGCGACGGGCTGGTGCCGATGCCAACTATCTCTATACCATCCTCAGTCGCATTGCCGACAATGGCGCAAATCTTGGTGGTCCCGATGTCGAGTCCAACCAGCAAATTGTCCCGTTTACCGGACATAGCTCTCCCCCCTAGGTTTCTGCTTTTTTACTATAGTTCGGTCACAAAAGTCGAGGTCAATATTGTCCGGATTGAAACTGTCTGTTTTCAGACCCCGGTAGACGATGGCTACCCCGCCATCAGTGAAGCTGCCGACCAGTGCACATATCTGCTTGTTCCCTAAAGCATAATCTGTGTTCAACCTTCGGTCTCTGGCCATCGCACACCCCCATTTAACCGGATTTCACAACTATTTTATCGGCATAATCAAGGTCAATGTACTCTACAGTCTTCATCTGTGGCTGCAATGTCCCGTATATCTTCCCGAGACGCTCAAGTTTTTCGTCAA from Geoanaerobacter pelophilus includes the following:
- the ftsZ gene encoding cell division protein FtsZ encodes the protein MFVFDETIDQNAKIKVIGIGGGGGNAVNTMITQKMHGVDFIVANTDAQALRTSLAPTKIQLGGQLTKGLGAGANPAVGRDAALEEKERLAETLQGADMIFIAAGMGGGTGTGAAPIIAETARQVGALTVGVVTKPFSREGKQRLAKAEEGIKELKQHVDSLIVIPNDRLLGLAGKSMSILDAFKPSDDVLRQAVQGISDLITTHGMINVDFADVRAIMSERGMAMMGIGIATGENRAVEAATRAISSPLLEDIDISGAKGVLVNISGSASMTMEEFDAASRVIHEKVHDDANIIIGLLIDETLGDSIKITAIATGFGDRFDVEKSRQEVRKVSPLVSRRDDRERPAFERLREREVTPRQSSFLADDFDEQYDIPTFLRKSVD
- the ftsA gene encoding cell division protein FtsA; its protein translation is MSGKRDNLLVGLDIGTTKICAIVGNATEDGIEIVGIGTSPSRGLRKGVVINIESTVAAIRKAVEEAELMAGCEIKSVYAGIAGGHIRGFNSQGIIAIKNREVSSEDVKRVIDAAKAVAIPMDREVIHILPQEFIIDDQDGIREPLGMSGVRLEAKVHIVTGAVASAQNIIKACNRAGLDVADIVLEQLASSESVLSSDEKELGVALVDVGGGTTDIAIFVDGAIKHTSVLSLGGNNMTNDIAVGLRTPMAEAERIKQKYGCCMASLVGKEETIEVPSVGGRKPRVLSRQLLAEILEPRVEEIFTLVNREIVKSGYEDLIASGVVITGGSTILEGMPELAEQVFNLPVRRGLPQNIGGLVDVVNTPAYATGVGLVVYGSKNQGIREFPTSQTDDNLFRRVSRRMKEWFGEFF